From Podospora bellae-mahoneyi strain CBS 112042 chromosome 3, whole genome shotgun sequence, the proteins below share one genomic window:
- a CDS encoding hypothetical protein (MEROPS:MER0019360; EggNog:ENOG503P10F; COG:O; COG:T), with protein sequence MSTPPPPIPPLTTKKNYTKAPQELIHEFWDRYFTKKPGKVTRIFPRSLYSSILPLSLEDGQPARSARNAAESYEAAAKECREKVQRIIKECHRTNEKFTDPDFDIEWDLEDNCLNGLVRFDWDDWDTDDTGNAVSADRFKRSLDTLAESNALGPGGTVALDPGVVRGYIADDPWAALFGAWGTKGQPVTKGATPQAQQAAAAQKGVLPHGKNSPRHHTDPRANPKSTRSKNGVQCGEWYNPGSKHRLDWVFSSPQWTIDGYSSSDIKQGSNGDCWWLAAVATITHRKDLMDRVCVVRDEEVGVYGFVFYRDGEWISTVVDDNLYLQYPDFDYYGDRYDSTGKLAREYRKRYQTGSEALYFAQCEDQNETWLPILEKAYAKVHGDYEAISGGWSGEAVEDMTGGVTTTVAANRVLRKDKLWKELVNADGEFVFALSAIGTGWDSYKGGLALGHAYSILKATEEVGEDGKKVRLVKIRNPWGQRRSDGVGEWNGPWSDGSKEWTPYWFKKLNHTFGDDGVFWMSYADMLETFLFIHRTRLFDEKWTVVQQWTSVSVGWVAGYLDQKFVIEVKKAGTVVVVLSQLDERYFQGFEGQYNFSLHFLLKKEGGKDEQHICRVRPVHQWESRSVSCEADLEPGRYEVLPKVTAERCDWRDQVQDVVKKWADKNPSKLRQVGMQYDLAHAKGGIPDEDDLILKKKEEAKRKAEAKKLKAKEKAKRKKEREKAKKRKEKEKKKKAAAAKVTVKVPEGGETTVNVKAGEKKEDTDKKEESEKSEDAVEKKEDAAVAPTTKAEEKKTEAPKTISTASSSALAPPKEGQKEEKKDDGKKEETLAIRPAPATTTTTTPAAEEKEAKPDENKAKEKKKEEEEDDSESEYESETDSEEEKEKEEEEQRQKEEEEARKLAEDENSPSIPWNAVAVLGLRVYAQDAGVSVHLAKPKNDEEGASLVIDSQAVGATM encoded by the exons ATgtccaccccaccccctcccatccctcccctcacaACGAAGAAAAACTACACCAAGGCTCCCCAGGAGCTCATCCACGAGTTCTGGGACCGATACTTCACCAAGAAGCCCGGCAAAGTCACCCGCATCTTCCCTCGTTCTCTCTATTCttccatcctccctctctcactcGAGGATGGCCAACCAGCCCGCTCAGCCCGCAACGCAGCTGAGTCTTACGAGGCTGCAGCAAAAGAGTGCCGGGAGAAAGTCCAGCGCATCATCAAAGAATGCCACCGTACCAATGAAAAGTTCACCGACCCCGACTTTGATATCGAGTGGGATCTCGAAGACAACTGCCTCAACGGCCTCGTCCGCTTCGACTGGGACGACTGGGACACCGATGATACCGGCAACGCCGTCAGCGCCGACCGCTTCAAGCGAAGCCTCGACACCCTCGCCGAATCCAACGCGCTCGGACCAGGCGGAACTGTCGCCTTGGACCCCGGAGTAGTCAGAGGCTACATCGCCGACGACCCCTGGGCCGCTCTCTTCGGCGCCTGGGGAACCAAAGGCCAACCCGTGACCAAGGGAGCTACCccccaagctcaacaagctGCTGCCGCACAGAAAGGTGTCCTCCCCCACGGCAAAAACTCGCCCCGTCACCACACCGACCCCAGAGCCAACCCCAAATCCACCAGGAGCAAGAACGGCGTCCAGTGCGGCGAGTGGTACAACCCCGGCTCCAAGCATCGCCTCGACTGGGTTTTTTCGTCTCCCCAATGGACCATAGACGGGTACTCCTCCTCGGACATCAAGCAAGGCTCCAACGGCGACTGCTGGTGGCTCGCCGCCGtggccaccatcacccaccgAAAGGACCTAATGGACAGAGTCTGCGTCGTCCGCGACGAGGAAGTCGGCGTGTACGGCTTTGTGTTCTACAGAGACGGGGAGTGGATCTCTACCGTGGTAGACGACAACCTCTACCTCCAGTACCCCGACTTTGACTACTACGGCGACCGGTACGACTCGACCGGCAAGTTGGCAAGGGAGTACAGAAAGAGATACCAAACCGGGAGCGAAGCCCTCTATTTTGCGCAGTGCGAAGACCAAAACGAGACTTGGCTCCCGATCTTGGAGAAGGCGTACGCAAAGGTTCACGGGGATTACGAGGCTATTTCTGGAGGGTGGAGCGGGGAGGCTGTGGAGGATATGACTGGCGGTGTTACTACCACTGTTGCTGCCAACCGGGTGCTCAGGAAGGATAAGCTTTGGAAGGAGCTGGTGAATGCTGATGGGGAGTTCGTCTTCGCCTTGTCGGCTATCGGGACCGGGTGGGATAGCTACAAGGGTGGCCTTGCGTTGGGGCATGCTTATTCTATTCTTAAGGCTACGGAGGAGGTaggtgaggatgggaagaaggtgaggttggtcAAGATCAGGAACCCGTGGGGTCAGAGGAGAAGTGATGGTGTGGGGGAGTGGAACGGGCCTTGGTCGGATGGGAGCAAGGAGTGGACTCCTTACTGGTTCAAGAAGCTGAATCATACttttggggatgatggtgttttttGGATGAGTTATGCTGATATGCTGGAGACGTTTTTGTTTATCCACCGGACTAGACTTTTTGATGAGAAGTGGACGGTGGTGCAACAATGGACGAGTGTGAGTGTGGGCTGGGTGGCGGGGTATCTCGACCAGAAATTCGTGATCGAGGTCAAAAAAGCAGGGacggtggttgtggtgttgagccAGCTTGACGAAAGATACTTTCAGGGCTTTGAGGGACAATACAACTTCTCCCTTCACTTCCTGTTGAAGAAAGAAGGCGGCAAGGACGAGCAGCACATCTGCCGGGTGAGACCTGTTCACCAGTGGGAGAGCCGATCGGTAAGCTGTGAGGCTGACCTCGAGCCGGGGAGGTATGAGGTCTTGCCCAAGGTGACGGCCGAAAGATGCGACTGGAGGGATCAAGTCCAAGACGTTGTCAAAAAATG GGCCGATAAAAACCCCTCCAAGCTCCGCCAGGTAGGCATGCAATACGACCTCGCCCACGCCAAAGGTGGCATCCccgacgaggacgacctcatcctcaagaaaaaggaggaggccaagaggaaggctgaggcgaagaagctcaaggccaaagaaaaggccaagcggaagaaggagagggagaaggctaAGAAgcggaaggagaaggagaagaaaaagaaggctgctgctgccaaggtcACGGTGAAAGTTcccgagggtggtgagacgACGGTTAATGTCAAGGCtggcgagaagaaggaggacacTGACAAGAAAGAGGAATCGGAGAAATCGGAGGATgcggttgagaagaaggaggatgctgctgttgctcccACTaccaaggctgaggagaagaagactgaAGCTCCCAAgaccatctccaccgcctcttCGTCCGCCCTTGCTCCCCCCAAGGAAGGacagaaggaggagaagaaagacGACGGtaagaaggaggagacaCTGGCTATCAGGCCTgcccccgccaccaccaccaccaccaccccagccgcGGAGGAGAAAGAAGCCAAGCCTGACGAGAAcaaagcaaaagagaagaaaaaggaagaggaggaggatgattcCGAGTCTGAGTACGAGTCTGAAACGgattcggaggaggagaaagaaaaggaggaggaggaacagcggcagaaggaggaagaagaagcccgcAAATtggccgaggacgagaacTCGCCTTCCATCCCGTGGAACGCGGTTGCTGTTcttgggttgagggtgtaTGCCCAGGATGCCGGGGTGAGTGTGCACCTTGCCAAGCCGAAgaatgatgaggagggggcgagTTTGGTGATTGATAGCCAGGCTGTGGGTGCTACTATGTAG
- the rmt3 gene encoding Ribosomal protein arginine N-methyltransferase rmt3 (EggNog:ENOG503NV5S; COG:K; COG:O; COG:T), whose product MAEAYPPSISDGSSSDNSEAGNWLQGDQDDGDDFSEQETVQVISLMDDKVFDDALAMVTYCKEKYGLDFLGVRDRLGLDFYGSIKLINFIRQKVHDGKPVKLDDIKASDLEDDSLLKPVLEDDALIVCLDDLPASGEAAPQAREIKQKEVPAVDELLRKNAQLQEELEKLSQQFSNYRLAVQQTLDQRWGEDDKPESSKARAEAPAPAPAPATNGTEKKDDSPPEATYYFESYAHNDIHETMLKDTIRTNAYRDFIYNNKAIFAGKTVLDIGCGTGILSMFAAKAGAAKVLAVDNSAIIDKARENIFNNGLDNVITCIRGKIEEVTLPVPTVDIIVSEWMGYCLLYEAMLPSVLYARDKYLKPDTGLLVPSHTSMWIAPVADEEYVTDNMDFWRDVYGFDMKAMQEGTYANCRIEHLPDAAVAGTAQCFRMLDLHTCTKEDLVFNEKWTSTYTSKDKLDGFLVWFDTFFCESRQEQVEKQLTWKQWMDVKGKESVAFTTGPFDKETHWRQGLMLIDHAKQPKGSEEKVKEGARLEGEIEYAIPEGHHRGLNIKVTWGLEGEEGEKRLSQMWMCH is encoded by the exons atggCCGAAGcataccccccctccatcagcgACGGCTCCTCGTCAGACAACTCCGAGGCTGGCAACTGGCTGCAGGGTGATCaggacgatggtgatgacttCAGCGAGCAGGAGACCGTGCAGGTCATCTCGCTGATGGACGACAAGGTCTTTGACGATGCTCTTGCCATGGTCACCTACTGCAAGGAGAAATATGGGTTGGATTTCTTGGGGGTGAGAGATCGGTTGGGGCTTGACTTTTACGGGTCGATCAAGTTGATCAACTTCA TACGCCAAAAGGTCCACGATGGCAAGCCAGTCAAGCTGGATGATATCAAGGCGTCTGATCTCGAGGATGACTCACTCTTGAAGCCAGTACTGGAGGATGATGCCCTCATCGTGTGCTTGGATGACCTCCCTGCCTCTGGGGAGGCTGCTCCTCAGGCCCGGGAGATCAAGCAAAAGGAGGTCCCGGCCGTTGATGAGCTTCTTCGGAAGAATGCGCAGCTCCAGGAAGAGCTCGAGAAGCTTTCTCAGCAATTCTCCAACTACAGGCTTGCTGTCCAGCAGACCTTGGACCAGAgatggggtgaggatgaCAAGCCCGAGTCCTCCAAGGCTAGAGCTGAAGCccctgctccagctcctgctcctgctaCCAACGgcacagaaaagaaagacgACTCCCCACCCGAAGCCACCTACTACTTTGAGTCGTACGCCCACAACGACATCCACGAGACCATGTTGAAGGACACGATCCGCACCAACGCCTACCGTGACTTTATCTACAACAACAAGGCCATCTTTGCCGGCAAGACTGTTCTCGACATCGGATGCGGTACTGGTATCCTCTCCATGTTCGCCGCCAAGGCTGGTGCGGCCAAGGTTCTTGCTGTTGACAACAgcgccatcatcgacaagGCCCGCGagaacatcttcaacaacgggCTCGACAATGTCATCACTTGCATCCGTGGCAAGATTGAAGAGGTTACTCTTCCCGTGCCCACGGTCGACATCATCGTCTCGGAGTGGATGGGTTACTGCCTTCTCTACGAGGCCATGCTTCCCTCTGTTCTCTACGCCAGGGACAAGTACCTCAAGCCCGACACCGGTCTTCTCGTGCCATCGCACACGTCTATGTGGATTGCTCCTGTGGCCGACGAGGAGTACGTCACCGACAACATGGACTTTTGGCGGGATGTCTATGGCTTTGACATGAAGGCCATGCAGGAGGGCACCTACGCCAACTGCCGCATTGAGCACCTCCCCGACGCCGCCGTGGCCGGCACCGCGCAGTGTTTCAGGATGCTCGACCTCCACACTTGCACCAAGGAGGACCTTGTGTTCAACGAGAAGTGGACGTCGACTTATACATCCAAGGACAAGCTTGATGGTTTCTTGGTGTGGTTTGATACCTTTTTCTGCGAGTCGAGACAGGAGCAGGTCGAGAAGCAGTTGACATGGAAGCAGTGGATGGATGtcaaggggaaggagagcgTGGCGTTTACCACCGGGCCGTTTGACAAGGAGACGCACTGGAGGCAGGGGTTAATGTTGATTGACCATGCCAAGCAGCCGAAGGGAagcgaggagaaggtcaaggagggggcgaggttggagggcGAGATTGAGTATGCTATTCCCGAGGGTCATCACAGAGGGTTGAACATCAAGGTGacttgggggttggagggggaggagggggagaagaggctgAGCCAAATGTGGATGTGCCATTAG
- the RAV1 gene encoding regulator of (H+)-ATPase in vacuolar membrane (EggNog:ENOG503NXZY; COG:S), whose protein sequence is MRTILPGLPSPHLQALATGYCQNASESGPRRITVYISGPAISILSPSPASPSHLLQTIYDDDPTPLQCVALDEPTAKIAVITTSGTGRIYKPTINTLLPINSPEREPRWVLQGTFSSSPSPSHPATLSWGSDGELLVSSSSSLQLWQTSRPEGDIHLSWSQPLPNPAKMALLSYDSAYIASVGRYDKLVKVWRRLSYGSGGAGTEEGVDGARFDFVYLRHGDVVTRLEWRKRPRHEGQTVENVLWTVDCKGRVKLWVGGDGHGMRELRLWGVELGMRMGWVVQGGI, encoded by the exons atgAGAACCATCCTCCCaggcctcccctccccccaccttCAAGCCCTAGCAACAGGCTACTGCCAAAATGCATCCGAGTCCGGCCCCCGTCGAATAACC GTCTACATCTCCGGTCCCGCAATCTCAATCCTCTCCCCAAGCCCCgcctctccatcccatctcctccaaacaatctacgacgacgacccaacccccctccaatGCGTTGCCCTCGACGAACCCACAGCCAAAATCGCCGTTATCACCACCTCTGGCACAGGAAGGATATATAAACCAAcaatcaacaccctcctcccgaTCAACTCCCCCGAGCGTGAGCCCCGCTGGGTATTACAAGgaaccttttcctcctccccctccccttcccatccagcaACCCTCTCCTGGGGCAGCGACGGCGAACTTTTagtctcctcctcatcatccctccaACTATGGCAGACGTCCCGACCAGAGGGGGATATTCATTTATCATGGTCGCAACCGCTCCCTAATCCAGCGAAAATGGCGCTGTTGTCGTATGATTCGGCGTACATAGCCTCTGTGGGGCGATATGATAAACTGGTGAAagtgtggaggaggctgagctATGGGTCTGGGGGTGcggggacggaggagggcgtTGATGGGGCGAGGTTTGATTTTGTGTACTTACGGCATGGGGATGTGGTTACCAGGCTTgagtggaggaagaggccaaGGCATGAGGGGCAGACGGTGGAGAATGTGCTTTGGACGGTGGACTGCAAAGGAAGAGTAAAGCTTTGGGTTGGCGGGGATGGGCATGGGATGAGGGAGCTGAGgctttggggggtggagttggggatgagaatggggtgggtggttcagggggggatttga